From Oscillatoria salina IIICB1, a single genomic window includes:
- a CDS encoding M23 family metallopeptidase — protein MSIPGCSATKXSGWQVAGTISIKDNDDNDDGGNSAWQHPLPGYRVTSEYGPRWGKFHYGIDIGAPKGTPVKAAKPGKVVEVGYHPNGWGNFVRINHGNDFQTIYAHLSSIDVHKGQTVSGGQKIGNVGSTGYSTGPHLHFETRVYPFRWKTDNRNPRNYINF, from the coding sequence ATCAGCATTCCTGGATGTAGTGCCACCAAGTNCAGTGGTTGGCAAGTTGCTGGTACTATTTCGATTAAAGACAATGATGACAATGATGATGGAGGTAACAGTGCATGGCAACACCCACTTCCAGGCTATCGAGTTACCAGTGAATATGGTCCTCGTTGGGGTAAGTTTCACTATGGAATTGATATTGGCGCACCGAAAGGAACACCAGTCAAAGCGGCAAAACCAGGTAAGGTTGTTGAAGTTGGGTATCACCCTAACGGATGGGGAAATTTTGTGCGAATCAATCATGGAAATGATTTTCAAACTATTTACGCTCACCTTTCTAGTATTGATGTTCATAAGGGTCAGACCGTCTCTGGTGGTCAGAAAATTGGAAATGTAGGTAGCACTGGATATTCAACTGGTCCTCACTTACATTTTGAGACTCGTGTCTATCCATTTCGTTGGAAAACAGATAACCGCAATCCACGAAATTACATTAATTTCTAG